The following are from one region of the Endozoicomonas sp. 4G genome:
- a CDS encoding C2H2-type zinc finger protein: MLLKKPLILTLAVAFSVHCSKGHAQENRLPLLFTLTIGKALIEWYHFDMPRVCFDDELLLKPDTRYGFSPDSGVEARTYRREASDDSAYSEDSDSEDKGASDENSNNSPEEDKTDTETDVQCVNTTPDPFQALNEFSEYCATLRLRMINQESTSDSDIPTGSETIHLPADQRPKVHQCDHEGCKYRTDRRDSLKRHKQKHLPAERRLKVHKCDHKGCNYSTDVANSLKTHKQTHLPADQRLRVHQCDHEGCNYSTDHKGSLKKHKKTHLPAERRLKMHRCDHEGCNYSTDVANSLKAHKQTHLPADQKPIRPKVNQCDHEGCDYRTDHRGNLKKHKQTHLPADQRPKLHKCDHEGCNYSTNRADHLKAHKQTHLPADQRLRAYHCDNEGCDFSTNHRGNLKRHIQTHLPAAQRPKRKADDQPPSNKKRKKGDQK; this comes from the coding sequence TTGCTATTGAAAAAACCATTGATTTTGACTCTGGCCGTTGCTTTTTCTGTGCATTGCTCCAAAGGCCACGCTCAGGAAAACAGGTTGCCTTTGCTCTTCACTCTGACTATCGGCAAGGCGCTTATTGAATGGTACCACTTCGACATGCCACGGGTTTGCTTCGATGATGAGCTCCTTTTAAAGCCAGACACTCGCTATGGCTTTTCTCCGGACTCTGGCGTCGAAGCCAGGACTTACCGTCGGGAAGCCTCTGATGATAGTGCCTACAGCGAAGACAGTGACAGCGAAGACAAGGGTGCCTCTGATGAAAACAGCAACAACAGCCCGGAAGAAGACAAAACTGATACCGAAACGGATGTTCAGTGTGTAAACACGACACCTGATCCTTTTCAAGCATTAAACGAATTCAGTGAGTACTGTGCGACTCTGAGACTGAGAATGATTAATCAGGAGTCCACTTCTGACAGTGACATACCTACTGGGTCAGAAACAATTCACCTGCCTGCCGACCAGAGACCCAAGGTGCACCAGTGTGACCATGAGGGCTGCAAGTACAGAACCGACCGCAGAGACAGTCTGAAAAGACACAAACAGAAACACCTGCCTGCCGAGCGGAGACTCAAGGTGCACAAGTGTGACCATAAGGGCTGCAACTACAGCACCGACGTGGCAAACAGTCTGAAAACACACAAACAGACCCACCTGCCTGCCGACCAGAGACTCAGGGTGCACCAGTGTGACCATGAGGGCTGCAATTACAGCACCGACCACAAGGGCAGTCTGAAAAAGCACAAAAAGACACACCTGCCTGCTGAGCGGAGACTCAAGATGCACCGTTGTGACCATGAGGGCTGCAACTACAGCACCGACGTGGCAAACAGTCTGAAAGCACACAAACAGACCCACCTGCCTGCCGACCAGAAACCCATAAGACCCAAGGTGAACCAGTGTGACCATGAGGGCTGTGACTACAGAACCGACCACAGGGGCAATCTGAAAAAGCATAAGCAGACCCACCTGCCTGCCGACCAGAGACCCAAGTTGCACAAGTGTGACCATGAGGGCTGCAACTACAGCACCAACCGAGCGGACCATCTGAAAGCGCACAAACAAACCCACCTGCCTGCCGACCAGAGACTCAGGGCATACCATTGTGACAATGAGGGCTGCGACTTCAGCACCAACCATAGGGGCAATCTGAAAAGGCACATTCAGACCCACCTGCCTGCCGCCCAGAGACCCAAAAGGAAAGCGGATGACCAGCCGCCATCTAACAAGAAAAGAAAGAAGGGTGATCAAAAATGA